One segment of Solanum stenotomum isolate F172 chromosome 1, ASM1918654v1, whole genome shotgun sequence DNA contains the following:
- the LOC125843796 gene encoding uncharacterized protein LOC125843796 — translation MLHLFFAVAFSAVPLTLYIPPMRSLNLFVETMEDLCRESSVYTGRMYPRLRHAWARFLNCMFCVTTR, via the coding sequence ATGCTGCACTTGTTCTTTGCAGTGGCGTTTTCTGCAGTGCCTTTGACACTGTATATACCTCCGATGAGAAGCTTGAATCTTTTTGTGGAAACTATGGAGGATCTTTGTAGGGAATCAAGTGTTTATACAGGAAGGATGTACCCAAGGCTACGACATGCTTGGGCTAGGTTCTTGAATTGTATGTTTTGTGTCACTACAAGGTAG
- the LOC125843636 gene encoding uncharacterized protein LOC125843636 — protein MEIAVIDWKTIDSRFVKDDLYEHFKAPQWVDFFAPDAPVDDDAWFCRPECNHPKTVEDFYKVATPSSSSKLQRSASVSDIPLGERNRRDATLKKRGLIQPLVSLNKDFKCDKIVEDGENQNPNFATPPRFKAKLMKQTIKSSAEKKPVDEKEEHIPKLKSTLSTRNLFAGGDLLNKVSEFCNELKRLVVTRTKEREKCADEKLPLIVDDKERERKPLLEMTKETNELVAKSNTNEKQRRKLRNDNAENTPILVDVKSIKRRDEEILSQIRTNPPTPQCFSASRGITKATPSKPSKSRPLETRGILQELEQSSNEGKRKEDPGKMMTSNNNQQGQRGAAIVAEKEAARALDVFWFLKPCTLAS, from the exons ATGGAGATAGCTGTCATTGATTGGAAAACCATTGATTCAAGATTTGTTAAAGACGATCTTTATGAGCATTTTAAAGCTCCTCAATGGGTTGATTTCTTCGCCCCCGATGCTCCTGTTGATGATGATGCTTGGTTCTGCAGACCTG AGTGTAATCATCCAAAGACAGTGGAAGATTTCTATAAAGTAGCTACCCCTTCCTCCTCTTCAAAG CTTCAAAGATCAGCTAGTGTATCTGATATTCCTCTTGGGGAACGAAATAGGAG AGATGCAACATTGAAGAAGAGGGGGCTAATTCAACCGTTGGTATCATTGAATAAGGATTTTAAATGTGACAAGATTGTTGAAGATGGTGAAAATCAGAATCCCAATTTTGCAACCCCTCCAAGGTTCAAGGCTAAATTGATGAAACAAACAATCAAGTCGAGCGCGGAGAAGAAGCCAGTTGATGAAAAAGAGGAACATATACCAAAACTGAAAAGTACTCTTTCAACTAGGAATCTTTTTGCTGGTGGGGATTTGTTGAACAAGGTGTCTGAGTTTTGCAATGAGCTGAAGAGACTGGTAGTTACCAGGActaaagagagagagaagtgTGCAGATGAGAAGTTGCCACTAATTGTTGATGATAAAGAAAGGGAAAGGAAGCCATTGCTGGAGATGACTAAAGAAACTAATGAACTAGTGGCAAAGAGCAACACTAACGAGAAACAGAGAAGGAAACT GAGAAATGATAATGCAGAAAACACACCAATACTTGTGGATGTGAAGAGCATTAAGCGCAGAGATGAAGAGATCTTGTCTCAAATCCGCACAAATCCTCCCACTCCTCAGTGTTTCTCAGCCAGCCGGGGAATTACAAAGGCTACTCCATCTAAGCCTTCGAAATCTAGGCCTCTG GAGACAAGGGGGATCCTTCAAGAACTGGAACAAAGCAGCAATGAAGGGAAGAGAAAGGAAGATCCAGGGAAGATGATGACTAGTAATAATAATCAACAAGGACAGAGAGGTGCTGCTATTGTAGCTGAAAAAGAAGCTGCAAGAGCTTTGGATGTTTTCTGGTTCTTGAAGCCTTGCACACTTGCCAGCTGA